One Planctomycetota bacterium DNA segment encodes these proteins:
- the sufB gene encoding Fe-S cluster assembly protein SufB: protein MTTTQEIQSLTEAKREYKHGFTTNIEQDFAPPGLSEDTVRFISAKKGEPQWMLDWRLKAYRHWLTMTEPTWAFVHYPKIDYQATSYFAAPKKKPASLDEVDPEILKTFEKLGIPLNERAKLAGVAVDAVFDSVSVATTFKEKLSELGIIFCSFGEAVREHPDLVQKYMGSVVPYSDNFFATLNSAVFTDGSFVYIPEGVKCPMELSTYFRINAQNTGQFERTLIIADKGASVSYLEGCTAPQRDENQLHAAVVELIALDDAKIKYSTIQNWYPGDETGKGGIYNFVTKRGACRGVRSHISWTQVETGSSITNPASANSLVGIRPTFGLIPSTGVMPGQGYFRDVMGPLAKTVKDAAAMMDVIAGYTPDDPKTIEAIGKLPVDGYVSALDATSLQGARIGVYGPGWNSVVLTPETQALFQRELDVLAAEGATLVADPFLGSGYRELNQSVPSSNTFSYDINQYFGRLGESTINSVAEFNSLSAVPWYDLPLQRTASSEEDPATRADLVPYFERRDAMRALFHEIMDTFDLDALVMPQLAAPVPDLSATTAISRTPGSGVNIMGIPGVVVPGGYYADDTPFATYFVGRMWDEAKLIG, encoded by the coding sequence ATGACCACCACGCAGGAAATCCAGTCGCTCACCGAAGCCAAACGCGAGTACAAGCACGGGTTCACCACGAACATCGAGCAGGACTTCGCCCCGCCCGGCTTGAGCGAAGACACCGTCCGCTTCATCAGCGCCAAAAAGGGCGAACCCCAGTGGATGCTCGACTGGCGCCTCAAGGCCTATCGCCACTGGCTCACCATGACCGAGCCGACCTGGGCGTTCGTGCACTATCCGAAAATCGACTATCAGGCGACGAGCTACTTCGCCGCCCCCAAAAAGAAGCCCGCTTCGCTCGATGAGGTCGATCCCGAGATTCTCAAGACATTCGAGAAACTCGGCATTCCGCTTAACGAACGCGCCAAGCTCGCCGGCGTCGCCGTCGACGCGGTCTTCGACTCCGTCTCCGTGGCGACGACCTTCAAAGAGAAGCTCAGCGAGCTAGGCATCATCTTCTGCTCCTTCGGTGAAGCCGTCCGCGAGCACCCGGACCTCGTGCAGAAATACATGGGCTCCGTCGTCCCCTACTCCGACAACTTTTTCGCCACGCTCAACTCCGCCGTCTTCACCGATGGGTCCTTCGTCTACATCCCCGAGGGCGTCAAGTGCCCGATGGAATTGAGCACCTACTTCCGCATCAACGCCCAGAACACCGGCCAGTTCGAGCGCACGCTCATTATCGCCGACAAAGGCGCCAGCGTGTCCTACCTCGAGGGCTGCACCGCCCCGCAGCGCGATGAAAATCAGCTTCACGCCGCGGTCGTCGAGCTCATCGCCCTCGACGATGCGAAGATCAAATACTCGACGATTCAGAACTGGTACCCCGGCGACGAAACCGGCAAGGGCGGCATCTACAACTTCGTCACCAAGCGCGGCGCCTGCCGCGGCGTCCGAAGCCATATCTCATGGACCCAGGTCGAAACCGGCTCGTCCATCACCAATCCGGCGTCGGCCAACTCGCTGGTGGGCATTCGGCCCACGTTCGGATTGATTCCCTCGACCGGCGTCATGCCGGGGCAAGGGTACTTTCGCGACGTGATGGGGCCTTTGGCCAAGACAGTGAAAGATGCGGCGGCCATGATGGACGTGATCGCCGGTTACACGCCCGATGACCCCAAGACGATTGAAGCCATCGGCAAACTGCCGGTCGACGGCTACGTAAGCGCACTGGACGCCACATCGCTGCAAGGCGCGAGGATCGGAGTGTACGGACCGGGTTGGAATAGCGTGGTCCTGACGCCGGAAACTCAGGCGCTATTTCAGCGGGAACTTGACGTCCTGGCGGCCGAAGGCGCGACGCTTGTGGCAGACCCGTTCCTTGGGTCGGGGTATCGCGAGTTGAATCAGAGCGTGCCTAGTTCCAACACGTTTTCCTACGACATCAACCAGTATTTCGGGCGTCTCGGCGAGTCGACGATCAATTCGGTGGCCGAGTTCAATTCGTTGTCGGCCGTACCTTGGTACGACCTGCCTCTGCAGCGAACTGCGTCTTCGGAAGAGGATCCTGCGACGCGCGCCGACTTGGTTCCCTACTTCGAGCGTCGTGATGCGATGCGCGCGCTGTTTCACGAAATCATGGATACCTTCGATCTGGACGCGCTCGTCATGCCGCAGCTTGCTGCGCCTGTGCCCGACCTGAGCGCCACGACGGCCATCAGTCGCACGCCTGGCAGCGGCGTCAACATCATGGGAATTCCAGGAGTGGTAGTGCCTGGCGGTTATTACGCCGACGACACCCCGTTCGCCACCTACTTCGTGGGACGGATGTGGGATGAGGCGAAATTGATCGGT
- a CDS encoding Rrf2 family transcriptional regulator, with amino-acid sequence MSFSLTRKTDYALVALSALAQQEGGHDNPLSAREIAERHQLPAALLMNVLKDLHRGGVLCSRRGAGGGYILCHDPSKISLLQIIEATEGQIKVAACCDENEENACAACAVMPGCPVTTPMQRFNDLTRGFLASVKLSDLIESPASVSLTRTGVRA; translated from the coding sequence ATGAGCTTCAGTCTCACACGAAAAACCGACTACGCCCTCGTCGCCCTCTCCGCCCTGGCTCAACAGGAAGGCGGGCACGACAATCCCTTGTCAGCACGTGAGATAGCGGAGCGGCACCAGCTTCCGGCGGCCCTCTTGATGAACGTGCTCAAGGACCTGCACCGCGGAGGCGTGCTCTGCTCGCGCCGCGGGGCCGGCGGGGGGTACATCCTCTGCCACGATCCCTCGAAGATCTCGCTTCTGCAGATCATCGAGGCGACCGAAGGGCAGATCAAGGTCGCCGCCTGCTGCGACGAGAACGAAGAGAACGCCTGCGCCGCCTGTGCCGTGATGCCCGGCTGCCCCGTCACCACGCCGATGCAGCGCTTCAACGACCTGACCCGCGGGTTCCTCGCCTCCGTCAAGCTCAGCGACCTGATCGAGAGCCCCGCTTCCGTGAGTCTGACGCGCACCGGAGTTCGAGCATGA